The sequence below is a genomic window from Equus caballus isolate H_3958 breed thoroughbred chromosome 11, TB-T2T, whole genome shotgun sequence.
TCTCTGAGAGCCAAAAATGAtggcaattaaaaaacaaaattcagaagaaaagacaaaattatggaAGACGACAATATCTCACAGAGATGTGACTTAAAGCAACTATGTATTTACTGTGAGGAAATCCACATACCAAAGTAATCAGAAGGCCCCAATCTTCCCACTTCAACAAACTCTTCATTTTCTGACCGACGCTGCAGCACAGCAGCAGAACCCTATGATAAAATCAgcaaaaaactaataaataaatactttcaaATCCAGGGATGGCATTTTAAATATCCTATGCAATTTTAGCtactttgcaaaaaaaaaaagtattcggCAGTTATTTCAAATCCTCTGTGTCCATATGACAAAAGGTGACTGAAACGAGTCACTACATGAGCTTCGATTCCTATTTACCCAGCAGCCCATTATGGGTTCTTCTCATCAAGCCAAGGTACTTAAAGAGTTCAGACTCGTCAAACTTCAGCTGGAGAGCCAAATCCAAGCTCACTgccttgtttttgtaaataaaatcctATAGGAACAACACACTATTTACacactgtctatggctgcttttgtactaTGACCACAGAAGTGAGTCTTCAGCACAGAAACCCTACAGCTCATAAAGCCTAAATAAcgtaccatctggccctttacagaaagagtcCCATGATCCCCAGTTTAAATAAAACCAATTAGCATCTACTGAGCCTCATTCACAAAAAATCTGCTATTTGAGTCTGCATAGCAGATAAAAGTATCTGCTATATATTTCCATAGActgtgaaaatataaaacatagtaACTTTTAGAATTTAAATAATCACCTTTGGTCCTGTTTGCCAAACAGCCTAAAACACATGATTTTAACAAGGATGGTGCAGAACCATAATAGTTTGTTATGCTAAATGGTTGAGTTTTGTCTGGCTTGCATGATAaggattaattttaattaatttgagtAGGTCAAAATTTGGCTTTTATTTCATGAATAGCCCTTCCAGAATTCAGACTCAAACTCATTTAAAATGTGGTGGCCtggcaaaaaaccaaacaacagtATTTCAAAgtgaaacacaatttttaaataaaactgtcacatatttttaaaaactaaagctATACATCAGAATTaccccctttttctctcttacaATGTACAACTTTTTAAAGTATCAAATGCAGAGTTCTTTACCTCTAAAATAATGAAGAACTCATCCCCTGGTTCTCCCTGCACCACAATCTTCTGCCCATCTTCAAACTGGACCGGTTCCAATGCATCGGCTACCGTGAGACGTTCCCACTTGTCCAGAGATTCTGGAAGGCAAGAATCAAAAGAATTTCTCTACATTATTTGGTGTTGCTAAAAATgccaaaacaaaaagtataaagaCAGTCAACCAACTAGCCATGCCAATTCAATACTCTAGCAGTGTCTCAGATTAAACACGGCACCTTTCTTCAATTACCTCTAGTCTCAGCAAGATCCTCCTACTATCCACGATAACCCTTTGATCCTCACTTCAGTAGCCCAGTGGCCAGGTTAATTTATACCAACTGTACCCAACGGTAAACGAATAAAAAAATGCAATTGTTAAGTAGTCCTAAAGACTATCATcaatgcaaatcaaacctacaatTACAGGGCCCAAAAGTAACAGTGTCACCATCCATATTATTCCAGAGGTTCGGAGAAATAACTGATCTATGAATGGAATTTATTTATGAAACCCACAAGAAGAATAGAAAATAACTTTTGTTCCCAAACGTCAAATGAGCACCCAAGACACTAAACAAAAGTAACCATTTTAGAGAAAGGACAAATAAAGGGGGAAAAGTCAATtcactaaaacaaaacaatggcAGAAGACTATTATCTTATAAAAATTGccatttctggggccggccccatggccgagtggttaagttcatgcgctccgctgcaggcggcccagtgtttcgtcagttcgaatcctgggtgcgtacatggcaccgctcatggaGTCACaccgaggtggcatcccacatgccacaactagaagaacccacaactaagaatatacaactatgtaccgggggactttggggagaaaaagagaaaaaataaaatcttaaaaaaaaaaaattgccatttCCCCTCCCAATGAAGAACAGGTTGTAACAATGTCTCTAACTCCACataataaaacatacagaaatatCTCCAATTAATCTGCTTTGTTCTAAATTTCAAAAAACTTGTGGCATTTTTTCAGAGGAAGCAGCAAATGACACCTGATCTTTCTACAGAGGAAATGCACTCCCGGAAATACTCATTTTCATAAACCAATAAACTCACTGATGGAGCAAGAAAGACAGAAGTCACAGGGTGAATAACTGTGACTGTCCATAGTCAAAAGAAGGACACTTCTAGCCTTTCACTCTCTCCAGGAGGAATGAATAGCACATGATTCCAGAAAGCTTTTCCCCGGTCCAATCATTTCTAATTAAGACATCTGTCATATACTAGGCAAATTCAACACacttgaaaattatttctaacttAGTCAAATTTCAACTCTATCAAATAAAAAGTCCATGTGTTTTCACTACTGTTAACAAAAAGACGATGAGGTGATAACTAGAGCAGTTTTTATGAAATACAATAGAGTTTCCTTAACTATCGCTAACACTTCAATTTAACAATTCTCCATGCAGTTTTCCAAAACTTACCTAAAATAGACACTTTACTAAGAAACTCCTCATACATCTTCCGCTTTCTCAGTGTGCTtccctaaaaatgaaaaaagtaacaaaagtcATCTCTCAAAAATGTGTACTTATCACATAAtgttgtgaaataataaatattaagtttcaagtaaataaaaaaaagagaagtcaaagcTTGCTGCTGCTTCTTAATATGTGATTACTTTTCTTCATTTGAAGATGGTAAGGCCCTCTCTTCAGCTCAATAAAAAGCTCTTACCAACTCCTAAAAGGAATACAAGGTATATGGCCAAAGAAGGGTCCTAGCACCAATTAGTGAAATGTCAAATAAGCAAATGATcagttctcaaaaaaaaaaaaaaaaaacccagtaatatATATGTGATTATAGCTGAATATGTATTTCCAGCTGAATATTTTTCCAGCCTGGGGTCCTGCCCCACCACCCCAATCCTCCACTAAAGAAATATAACTGCTACCACAAGacccaaaaataaaaacaaaaaaaagtgccAAAGCCCCAAACTTAACCAAGTTGTCATATCCACAAAGTTAATTAAATATATACGGGGGAAAGAGAGGGGGAAACACACAGTCCTCTATAGTAAACATGCCTTACAAAGTAAACTGCCTTGGCAatttatatacttataaatatttttatacatacatgcatacacacacccccccaaatacagaaaattttcaaagtacaTCCAACTGCGTAGTATCAAATCACCAGACATGCACtgcaaaaatttaagaaaatcattCAAGATGACTAATGCCATTAGCTGGAACGTAAACATCCAAAGCTACTCTATAAATCTGTCACAAAGTTCTCAAAAAGTCTGACTTTAAGAGCAGAATGTTCcaatggttttattattttgtttattcgtTTACTGGGAGGGGACATGACATGTGCATCACTGATAACTCACTTTCAGTTTAGGGAAGCTGCTTCTGAATGGCCTTAAATAACTTTATGCACTTAGAAGCAGTACCTATCAGACTATCTGTGATGTGCAACAATTAGGTAAGTGAAGATGTGCCTATGAGCAAATGGAGAGACTGCCAAATATGAGCTGACCATTACATACAGGCCACATTTGTTTCCCACCTTATTTCTGGCCAAATCTTTGTTCTAAAAGATCACTATCTCAAATGGTATAATAAAATGTGCTACACTGGACTTAATGGAAAGCATTCAATCACTAAAAGCaagaaatattatcattttaatttggtGCTGTTCTTCAAACATTAGCATTACAGACTGGAATTCCAAATCACACTCCAAAAACCATGGTGTCTTACCATAAGGATTCTTCTATAGCTGTCTCGGTCGATGCCCCACAATTTCACATTTGTCTTTGCCTTGACAGTGGCTGCCCTCGGTGTTCCATAAATCAAAGCAAGTTCTCCAaagctccctccttccccaacaCTGGTTGCCCATTCATTATTGACATAGACCTAAAATGCAAGTGACATAAGAGAATTGGTTTTTTCTACATACACAAATACGTGTATTAAAAACcctcaaacatttttaaagggtcaGAATCCTGAACTTTGTTTAAAAACATAGAATCTATTACGTTTTCAGTACACTGCAAAATAGCTGACTTCTGACAATGAGTTAATTAAGTTCAGAGTGTCTGTGATTTACCTGGTTTAATATCTGATAAGAAAAAGGTACTCTGTAAGGATGATCAGGGCAAAAAGGGTGAACTAAGCATTAACAACAACCATATACATTTACagagcactgtgctaagcattttacctGCATAAGACACTGAGTTTCCTAATAATCCTATGAGAAcaatgctattattatccccatttcatttGTAAACAAAACTTACAGCATCAAGAAAGCTGTACCAAGTCTCATAGCTAATGGTTGGGTCAAGACTCTCCCTCACATCTGTTTTACTCCACAGCATACATGCACACCTTAATCACTACTCCAGCAAAAGTTTTTAACAATATGTATGGCtaaagaaattacttttaaaaagtttccgTCATTAAAATATCTGGCAAAAGGTGGTAATGGAATTTGACATACAAGGGCTCTGATAGCCCTTCagaaactcttagaaataataaatatcagtacactgacttttaaaattatcaacATATTTCTGCTATTATTAAATCTTACATCCATCTCCCCTTGATCAATCACATAGAAGTTATCTCCTTCATCACCTAAAAGAGAGGAGAGTAAAAAAAGAagcatattaataaaattaacacaaatcaaaactaccaaaagaatgtaaaataataaacttattttatagAAGTGCTGTGAGGGAAGAATATGTTATAAATTAACataatctttcagaaaaaaaatccagcaatatattttgaaagtcatCAGACTGATCAATTTTTTAGTCATCTCATAGTGAAGAATacctctgaaaaacaaaacaaagccacaTGTGTACAAGGTACTAACTGCTACATCACCTATAACACCAGAcaagaaacaactcaaatagTAAGCAACAAAGTATCAGACTGTCACTAAATAGAGGAATATATGGATCATGAAGACCCATGAAAATATCAAGAGTGAAGAAGGCAAAAAGGGGGGTTACCCAAAAGATTAGATCCACGTTAGTCTTCGTAGACAACAAGGTAAGAATCAGCAGAAGGCACAGAACCTCATAAATAGATGGGCTATACAATGAAGAATCTAAGTGCTTTGCTTATTTCCTACTTTATAAATGGTTAATAATCAATGTAAAAGATATACGAAATACACATGGTTCTCATATTACAtacaatattgaaaataaaaacgCAGGAATTTCCTTTAAGAGTTACTATAAACAAAACTGTATTGATGTTAGGGACGTATTAGTCCCTTAGAGAGAGAGTACCTTTCAGCTCCAaggattttactttaaaaaaaaaaaaggaaaatccaacagtataacagaaggaaaatgtaggctgaaagaggaaaacaaacctcaataaaaaaaaatctggggctgaccccatggcccagcagttaagtttgcacattctgcttcggccccccagggttcaccagttcggatcccgggtgcagaactatgcaccgcttgtcaagccacactgtggtaggtgtcccatatataaagtagaggaagatgggcatggatgttagctcagggccaaagttcctcagcaaaaaagaggcgaactggcagcaggtgttagctcagggctaaacttcctcaaaaacaaaaaaaatcctacagTTTCCTCTCCCATAATAATACTGCATgccagagaagcagcagcccTTACCTTGCTGAATGACAGTCTCTCCAGCAATAAAGGAAACAGGAAacatagcatcaaaaatatcacTGCAAGGGAGAAAAGGGCCCGTGTTACATTTCATGAGCCTCTTTTACAGATTTCAAACATTTACCTTAGAATTAAAGCTCCCAGATTTTCAGTGTGGATCGTCATCAGGTGAACGATTAGTCAGAGCCTTAAAACTTGCAACAACGATGAGACCAGATTGGGACCACGGCCATACTGGAAAAACAGTATAACACAGAACCGGTACCTACCTCCTCTCATTATCATCAAGATGTGAAAACAGTACATTCTTTTCAATGGCTTTGGCTAAAGCAGCCATTGTCTTATAATCTTTTGGTATAACCTGGAAAAGAACAGAAGATCAAATGACAATCCATAAACCAAAAACATTTCATGTTTGGAATCTGCAATTCAATTAAATGTCAAGTTACATTAATGTATTTAAACAAAACTGCTTTGAGTTAAATATTTTCAACACAACACACTTGTACTATCTTTGATCTACaaagaactcaacaaatattgactgacTAATCCCTTTGCCTACAACCAGGCCTGTATTTAAAGGCTGGTATTCGATTCCTAGTCAACAACTAAAGAAGTAAATCAAAAACACCTTGACCAAGGTCATTATTCTGAAGCAAAACTAAGCATTTTATGACagtcatttttaatctttattcttttttatttttttggcagagaaggatttgccctgaagtaacatctgttgccaattttcctttttttttctccttttgtccccaaagcccctgagtgcatggttgtatatcttagttgtaagtccttccagttcttctgtgtgagccaccaccatagcatggcaacTGCCAGAAGGGTGGTGTGGCTCcatgaccaggaagtgaacccaggccctgaactttaaccactagaccatcagggctggcccaacaAGCCCTTTGCCGGGACAATTCTCTTCCCCCTCAGGCTAAGAGCATAATTCAAAATGGCAAGCTGGTTCTAAGGAAGAGCCAATTAGGATGAATGAAGTTTATAGGATTAAAGGTTAAAAGCTACAACGTGAATTACAGGATGTCAAAAAATCGACACTATGATTCAAGAGAAAAAGGAGTACCGCCTGCTTCTTCTACTGCAAAACAACAACATGGAAAAGAAAACCCCCAAATGCAATTATGCACTGTTTTATACTCACTATTAAGTTACTTCCTCTGATGGCATGTTACTACAGAAACCTGCTCCCTGGTACCCAAGAACTGTACAGGACGGAGTCTGAGCCATCCTGTTTGTGTTATCATTCAAAACAGTGCATGCACTCATCCAAGGCGACGAGATGACTACCGCATGAGTCCCGAAAACATTTCCCCAGTGTTTAGATACCAACCTTTCTAACGTAGGATGCAGCATCTTCCTCCGTGTAGACTTCAGCACTGATAGCACCTCGTCGCCTCCGGCCCTTAACCACTGGGttgggtggaggaggagagatttCATCCTCCCTTGAGTCTGCACGGGTGCCTGCTTTCTGCAGATTCTGAATCTGTTTTGCCTCCTCCTGAAAAAATTATAGGTTTACAAAATGAGCTCCCTCAGCATCTAAAGTTGGTATTCTCATATTCCAATGACAGTCCATCTCAGTCACTTCACATCTCTTCCTCTATTACCAATGTAAAAGTTAAGAGGAAAAGGCCAATTCCAAACAGGAAAAAATGGGAGAAACAAATTTGCAAAGAAACACTCTGAAGGATGGTAACAGATAATAGATATTACACTTATTAATGAACAAAAACCATTAGTACAAGGACACATAACATGCAAGTAAAAAATCAGATACTCAATATAATAATATATGGAAAACAATTTACATTGCACACAACAGTAATAAACTGCAAAATAGAATCCTGGGGACTGAGATTTTTTTGTATGCTGTTACAGACAGCATGAGACTCTCTGCTCCCCAAAAGAAGGTGATTTAGGAATAACCACTCAGGCACAGCAGAGAGCTTCAAGAATGTCTGGACTACTGGGCTATTTCATTAATCGAGGAAATATTCTCTGGATCTGCCACGCCAAGCCTACCCTAAGCAAGGAGAATATGAAAACCAACAGGAGAGAGTCCCGAGCCTGTGCAATTCATACTCTAGCTGGAGTCTCAGACataaataatgaaacaatgtGACAGTCACCAAGAATTCAAATAAGTTCAGATCTGACAATACTTCTCCCAGCAGACCTAAAAGTATTCTTTATTACTATCAGGGTTGACACTTCaagttaaaacaagaaaaactttatctgcttttaaaaacttattaaacCAATTCTATAAAAACTGAATGAACATTTTAacattcttatttttcagatctAGGGCCTTAAAAAGAAATTCCTCTCAGGTCTGCAGTAAAAAACGAGTTGTTATGCCCAATGtaaaacaaggaggaaaaaaacaagaacatgTTATCTACTACTTCCTCATTCATGTGATTCATTCTCCATTATTTTTCTAAACCATCTTTCAAATCTAAACAAATTTTTAGCATTTACTGATTATTTCAGAAAGTTTtttgataaaaaattaaagagatgCCTACTTTTTCTCCTGCATGGTACTCAGCTTGGCTTTTGGCATCAAGACAAATAAAAGAACTATATATATGTAGCAAGAAAAGTCTAAAGCGATAACCATCAAGGTATTAGAAGTATTATTTCTATTAGTAGAACcatgcctgatttttttttcttttttggagggaggggttggctttattttcctcatttctctggATTTGCTCATTTTCaactaagaaaaaaacacaataaaaaatataacaaaaaaacctttaatatatttgtatatttaattaCAAATGAATTTACCTCAGCTGAATAATCTAGTAATTCtacttccaggaatttattctAAGATGTGCATATAGGTAAAATTACCTATATACAACGTTATTCATAACAtatcattgtttttaatagtaaaacacTGGAAGCAATCAAAATggtgattaaataaattacagcatAGCAATACAACGGAACGCCATGCACATACTGGAAAAGACCAGAAAGCTCTTTGCTATATGAATTTGCCTGTAAATTTCCATACATTATCTGTAGAATACAGCCTGCATTCAAGGAACAGGAGGAGTGGGAAGaaaactttttattgttataCCTTTTTGTACCTGCAGAATTTTGAAGCATGTGCAAATTTGTaaccaatttaaaatatatatatattttttagaaaatgcaCTAATTTTCATTCTAGTAATTCCAATAATGAGTAAGGTTTTCCCACTCCATATTAACACAGAACTTTAAAACTGAAGACTCCTCAAAGTTCGAAGTTTAAGAgcacaaatgaaaacacaaattctaCCCCCAAACTTGTCACTGGCATTTcacaaaaatttcaaaagaaattcacAAATGACATCGCATTTAGAACTGTATTCTATCCAActaaatttttaagataattttgaaGTACCAAAAGCATTTCAATTTTAACAATGTTTCATGGGTTCTGGTCTTTAACAGCAAACAGATATAACCTAATCTTAACAACTCAGAGCCATTATTGAGATCATGGATTTCTAATATGTATTATGAtacattttttaatcctttttcttGCTATTGTCATTCTGCTGTCAGTCTCCTCCCTCTTAGTTCTCTcactcattaaaacaaaaaccaaaaaaaaacgaAAACCCCTCCCAGTCTACTTACTGTTTAACAGCATTATGTTCTAGAGTTTTAAGTTCAGATTCTGTCCCCCTCACTTACTTAACATGTTTCCAACAATTACTTGTTCCCTCCCTGCCCTTATTCCACTCTTCCCTCTAGGCTAAGTAAACTTCCCACCCCAGTGACTTGGGGCTTGGCCATATGACCTGCTTTGGCCACGGAACCTAAATGGACACTCCATACTATGTCTGCTTGTATGGTTTGGCTCTGTCCGCCTTGAGCACCTGATCCTTCCCTGCCTTGAGAACAGCATGGTGCACATAGTGCCTACTCCTTCCACTCAGCCCCAGAACAAGTCATATGGAGTCAAGAAGACAAGACGGGCTGAGGCCAGAAGAGCCTCCAATGACTGAGGAATAAGGCTTTTGTAGCaagccactgaaatttggggGTGGTATGCTGCTGCGACACAGGCTAACTACACTCCATGACTACAGTCGAGTTCCTTAAGTTCTCTTAGTTTTACCTGCTACCTCTGTAAAATGGTGGTCATCACCTACCTCACACATTTGAAATAACGAGAatgtatatatgtaaagtgcttcaCACAGTACCTGCACACAAGAGACACTCAATAGTCGTAGCTATTAAAATTCCTCTGATCTATCAGACAGGCAAGGTTCTAATAAATACATGCGTAAAAGATGACTCAAATACCAAATGACAGTCTGAAGTAAAATGCAGAAGCTTTCAAGGACTGACTGTGAGAGGTTTTTTTGGCATATTTCTTACTGAGTAGTTGAGGGTACCAGAAACATGAACCTTGGTTAACATAGGGAAGCAGGTGACAAGAACATGACCGCatattttcagacatacaaaccTAATACCTCATGTAGAGAACAATGACCTGTTGAAAATCTAGTTACTTCAAAGTCCAGATATCTATAATCAACCCTGGCTAAAGGAATTATGCAAGTGAACAAAGACCTCTGAATTACAGGAAAAAGTGTGTTAAACTGTGATGTTTATTAAGAGGTAAAGAAGCCAACGCACATTAAATCTAAAAATCCCATCTGCAAAGAAAGTTTGATTTCTTGCTTCCCCCCTCGGTTAGAGCACAGGCTCTGAAACCAGCACCACGCATGCAATGCTCCCTATAAAAAGAGACACACTTAATGTCTCACCAACTTCATCCCATCTGACGGCTTCTACTGATGTCCAAAGAGAAAGAGGGATCGCCTTACAATGACCCATTTCAGAACCAGATCTCCAGGAATGCACTTTATTTCAAAACAGGGAATGCCCACAGCAGCCTGGCTCTACAATATTTCACTAACTATTTAGAATTGCTTAAATAAGACAAAACTGCACTTTCTACCACAATTCCAAGCCAGCAAGGCTACATTCATAGGGACTGGTTAGTCTTTagttgtttgttgttgctgtttttaattaTTCTAATCAAGGTACTAAACATCAATTTTAACAAACAGCTTTTCAAAAACACAGTAGAAAATGCTTGATCAATGAGCCACcccaacattttttaaatcttagtatAAACAGATTGTTACTAATAAATTATGCTGATTAAGAAACTGTCCAAACCAGTGtgatatattacaaatatttctaTTACATAATTAGATAATTAATGATCATACACCTAAGAAAGGCCCCCTGTTGGTTTAGAATCATTATGAACCAATCAAACTTCAATATACATAAGAAAATCTGTAAATTTATCTCACTGACTTACAGA
It includes:
- the PRKAR1A gene encoding cAMP-dependent protein kinase type I-alpha regulatory subunit, which codes for MASGSTEEERSLRECELYVQKHNIQALLKDSIVQLCTARPERPMAFLREYFERLEKEEAKQIQNLQKAGTRADSREDEISPPPPNPVVKGRRRRGAISAEVYTEEDAASYVRKVIPKDYKTMAALAKAIEKNVLFSHLDDNERSDIFDAMFPVSFIAGETVIQQGDEGDNFYVIDQGEMDVYVNNEWATSVGEGGSFGELALIYGTPRAATVKAKTNVKLWGIDRDSYRRILMGSTLRKRKMYEEFLSKVSILESLDKWERLTVADALEPVQFEDGQKIVVQGEPGDEFFIILEGSAAVLQRRSENEEFVEVGRLGPSDYFGEIALLMNRPRAATVVARGPLKCVKLDRPRFERVLGPCSDILKRNIQQYNSFVSLSV